One genomic segment of Streptomyces sp. TLI_146 includes these proteins:
- a CDS encoding DUF6817 domain-containing protein, which produces MTDGPGTASSWSRAEAFLRGRGAARIPHPGGTLLEHLARVRGLLAEWGADSRIQAAGLCHATYGTDGFDEPLLPVTERAVLAELIGERAEALVYLYASCDRGAVYPRLGGGEPVVFRDRFTGAEHTPDETDLRAFLEITAANELDVMAHNAELAERHGAQLHRLFTRSGGLLSRAAREACGRQLGP; this is translated from the coding sequence ATGACCGACGGCCCTGGAACCGCATCCTCGTGGTCACGAGCAGAAGCCTTCCTGCGCGGCCGGGGCGCGGCGCGGATCCCCCACCCGGGCGGCACGCTCCTGGAGCACCTCGCCCGGGTACGCGGCCTGTTGGCCGAGTGGGGAGCCGATTCCCGGATCCAGGCGGCGGGGCTGTGCCACGCGACGTACGGAACCGACGGCTTCGACGAGCCGCTGCTGCCGGTCACCGAACGAGCCGTGCTCGCCGAGCTGATCGGTGAGAGGGCCGAGGCGCTCGTCTACCTGTACGCCAGTTGCGACCGCGGGGCGGTGTACCCGCGGCTCGGCGGCGGCGAGCCGGTGGTCTTCCGGGATCGCTTCACCGGCGCGGAACACACGCCGGACGAGACCGACTTGCGCGCGTTCCTGGAGATCACCGCCGCCAACGAGCTCGATGTGATGGCCCACAACGCCGAACTCGCCGAGCGCCATGGCGCCCAGCTCCACCGGCTGTTCACCCGCTCGGGCGGCCTGCTCTCCCGCGCGGCCCGGGAGGCCTGCGGGCGACAGCTGGGGCCGTAG